One Kitasatospora sp. NBC_01266 genomic window carries:
- a CDS encoding S41 family peptidase yields the protein MGEVSENHRGYLRHPHLTGGLLTLTAEDDVWLAPLEPDGSSGRAWRASCDRTRVSHPRLSPDGRTVAWTSWAALTPEVWTAPTEGGEAVRLTYWGSQDTRVRGWLPTGEVLALTSFHEPFAHYTWAHALPPDGSPGRRLPWGPVRDLQLTADHTLLLTAAAPHEPAAWKRYRGGATGRLWLDGEQLLPDLPGQLSSPMLVDDRVAFLSDHEGIGNLYSCRPDGTDLRRHTDHATYYAREASTDGHRVVYQHAGDLWLLDSLDTPVPHRLTVRLGGSRAGRRPYQVTAARHLNDLVCDATGRSGVVGVRGSLYWLTHRDGPARALADTPGVRARLPAVLGRTGRIAWVTDAEGEDAIELATLPGSAAAPPATTATTPAGSPAGAAAAPARRIAAGQLGQVLELVAAPDGLLLAAAAGDGRLLLVSTADGEVREVARSGYGPIRGLAFSPDSHWLAWSQPVAGRSLRRIRLQRLNLPEALPLNVTEGRFEDEQPVFTRDGRYLVFLSWRGFDPVHDVHTGDLSFPLGCRPYLVPLAADTPSPFAAPVGDEADPAPGDGTVLVDVEGLAERLVPFPVIASKYSTPMPVRGGLLWLRWPIAGALGETFASPTDLSGRPALEYFDLASATRSTVQEQVDGFAASGDGTAVATFVAGSLKLMPLGAPGAAMTVDLRRITHTVHPGPEWRQAYREAARTVRDQFWDPGLGGLDWPALVAQYEPLLERIASPDDFADLLRELLGELGTSHAYVTPARRGEGPAPVQQPLGLLGASVQREPDGRWLLGRVLLGESSDPRARAPLAGHQVRTGDELVAIAGRTPDPVRGPAPLLAGAGGNTLEIAVRRGPDGPVRRVAITPVTDERPLRYQDWVARRRALVREFSDGLCGYLHIPDLGGSGWAQFNRDLRRELDRPALVLDVRGNAGGNVSELVLEKLTRRVLAWDHTRGRRAVRYPRDAPRGPIVALADEATSSDGDVIIAAVKLLGLGPVVGRRTWGGVIGTIGRHTLGDGTQLSVPANAAWFTGGLGFGIENHGVEPDIPVLRSPADWAAGRNTELAEAVRVALELLRTHPAAAPPPTDTPRPDLRRPPLPPRT from the coding sequence ATGGGAGAGGTGAGCGAGAACCATCGCGGCTACCTGCGACACCCCCATCTGACCGGCGGACTGCTGACACTGACCGCCGAGGACGACGTCTGGCTCGCCCCGCTCGAACCTGACGGATCGTCAGGCCGGGCCTGGCGGGCCAGCTGTGACCGCACCCGGGTCTCGCACCCCAGACTCTCCCCCGACGGCCGCACGGTCGCCTGGACCAGCTGGGCCGCGCTCACCCCCGAGGTGTGGACCGCGCCCACCGAGGGCGGCGAGGCGGTCCGGCTGACCTACTGGGGCAGCCAGGACACCCGGGTGCGCGGCTGGCTGCCCACCGGCGAGGTGCTCGCGCTCACCTCCTTCCACGAGCCCTTCGCCCACTACACCTGGGCGCACGCGCTGCCACCGGACGGCTCCCCGGGCCGCCGGCTGCCCTGGGGCCCGGTCCGCGACCTGCAGCTGACGGCCGATCACACGCTGCTGCTGACCGCCGCCGCCCCGCACGAGCCGGCCGCCTGGAAGCGCTACCGGGGCGGCGCCACCGGGCGGCTCTGGCTGGACGGCGAGCAGCTGCTGCCCGACCTGCCCGGACAGCTCTCCTCTCCGATGCTGGTCGACGACCGGGTGGCCTTTCTCTCCGACCATGAGGGCATCGGCAACCTCTACTCCTGCCGCCCGGACGGCACCGACCTGCGCCGGCACACCGACCACGCCACCTACTACGCCCGCGAGGCGAGCACCGACGGCCACCGGGTGGTCTACCAGCACGCCGGCGACCTGTGGCTGCTGGACAGCCTGGACACCCCCGTCCCGCACCGGCTCACCGTGCGCCTGGGCGGCTCCCGGGCCGGGCGCCGCCCGTACCAGGTGACCGCCGCCCGGCACCTCAACGACCTGGTCTGCGACGCCACCGGGCGCTCCGGCGTGGTCGGGGTGCGCGGCAGCCTCTACTGGCTCACCCACCGCGACGGCCCGGCCCGCGCGCTGGCCGACACCCCGGGGGTGCGGGCCCGGCTGCCCGCCGTGCTCGGCCGCACCGGGCGGATCGCCTGGGTCACCGACGCCGAGGGCGAGGACGCGATCGAGCTGGCCACCCTGCCCGGCAGCGCCGCCGCGCCCCCCGCGACCACGGCCACCACCCCGGCCGGGTCACCTGCCGGGGCCGCCGCGGCTCCCGCCCGCCGGATCGCCGCCGGGCAGCTGGGCCAGGTGCTCGAACTGGTCGCCGCCCCCGACGGCCTGCTGCTGGCGGCCGCCGCCGGTGACGGCCGACTGCTGCTGGTCAGCACCGCCGACGGCGAGGTCCGGGAGGTGGCCAGGTCCGGCTACGGCCCGATCCGGGGCCTGGCCTTCTCCCCCGACTCGCACTGGCTGGCCTGGTCGCAGCCGGTCGCCGGCCGCTCACTGCGCCGGATCCGGCTGCAGCGCCTGAACCTGCCCGAGGCGCTGCCGCTGAACGTCACCGAGGGCCGGTTCGAGGACGAGCAGCCGGTCTTCACCCGGGACGGCCGCTACCTGGTCTTCCTCTCCTGGCGCGGCTTCGACCCGGTGCACGACGTGCACACCGGCGACCTCTCGTTCCCGCTCGGCTGCCGCCCGTACCTGGTCCCGCTGGCCGCCGACACCCCCTCCCCGTTCGCCGCCCCGGTCGGCGACGAGGCGGACCCGGCGCCCGGCGACGGGACCGTCCTGGTCGACGTCGAGGGCCTGGCCGAGCGGCTGGTGCCGTTCCCGGTGATCGCCTCCAAGTACTCCACCCCGATGCCGGTGCGCGGCGGGCTGCTCTGGCTGCGCTGGCCGATCGCCGGCGCGCTCGGCGAGACCTTCGCCAGCCCCACCGACCTGTCGGGCCGCCCCGCCCTGGAGTACTTCGACCTGGCCTCCGCCACCCGCAGCACCGTGCAGGAGCAGGTCGACGGCTTTGCCGCCTCCGGCGACGGCACGGCGGTGGCCACCTTCGTGGCCGGTTCGCTCAAGCTGATGCCGCTGGGCGCGCCCGGCGCCGCCATGACGGTGGACCTGCGCCGGATCACCCACACCGTGCACCCGGGCCCGGAGTGGCGCCAGGCCTACCGCGAGGCCGCCCGCACGGTCCGCGACCAGTTCTGGGATCCGGGGTTGGGCGGCCTGGACTGGCCCGCGCTGGTCGCCCAGTACGAGCCGCTGCTGGAGCGGATCGCCTCCCCCGACGACTTCGCCGACCTGCTGCGCGAACTGCTCGGCGAACTCGGCACCTCGCACGCCTACGTCACCCCCGCCCGGCGCGGCGAGGGGCCGGCACCCGTGCAGCAGCCGCTCGGCCTGCTCGGGGCGAGCGTGCAGCGCGAGCCGGACGGGCGCTGGCTGCTGGGCCGGGTGCTGCTCGGCGAGTCCTCCGACCCCCGGGCCCGCGCCCCGCTGGCGGGCCACCAGGTGCGCACCGGCGACGAGTTGGTGGCGATCGCCGGCCGCACCCCGGACCCGGTGCGCGGCCCGGCCCCGCTGCTGGCCGGGGCCGGCGGCAACACCCTGGAGATCGCCGTGCGGCGCGGACCGGACGGCCCGGTGCGCCGGGTGGCGATCACCCCGGTGACCGACGAGCGACCGCTGCGCTACCAGGACTGGGTGGCCCGACGCCGGGCGCTGGTAAGGGAGTTCAGCGACGGGCTCTGCGGCTACCTGCACATCCCGGACCTCGGCGGCTCCGGCTGGGCCCAGTTCAACCGCGACCTGCGCCGCGAACTCGACCGCCCTGCCCTGGTGTTGGATGTCCGGGGAAACGCCGGTGGCAATGTCTCCGAGCTGGTCCTGGAGAAGCTGACCCGCCGGGTGCTGGCCTGGGACCACACCCGTGGCCGGCGCGCCGTGCGCTACCCGCGCGACGCCCCGCGCGGTCCGATCGTGGCGCTGGCCGACGAGGCGACCAGCTCGGACGGGGACGTGATCATCGCGGCGGTCAAACTGCTGGGCCTGGGCCCGGTGGTCGGCCGGCGGACCTGGGGCGGGGTGATCGGCACCATCGGCCGGCACACCCTGGGTGACGGCACCCAGCTCTCGGTGCCCGCCAACGCCGCCTGGTTCACCGGCGGGCTCGGCTTCGGGATCGAGAACCACGGGGTCGAACCGGACATCCCGGTGCTGCGCAGCCCCGCCGACTGGGCGGCCGGACGCAACACCGAACTGGCCGAGGCGGTCCGGGTCGCCCTGGAACTGCTGCGCACCCACCCCGCCGCCGCGCCGCCCCCGACCGACACCCCGCGCCCCGACCTGCGGCGCCCGCCGCTGCCGCCGCGCACCTGA
- a CDS encoding HAMP domain-containing sensor histidine kinase has protein sequence MRLKDLLNPHSLRWKIAALAAAASAALALAVGVLVHESTWDRSTDIAENTALSHLSDATNALYRGGAVPAGVQSDSDTVPADLVERARTQRFVTAYEEQGSYTSQMWGATMMNGHLLSTVVDMTTDRVSLEALDRHMVYASLAALAVIAPVAALAAELPNRRLRRVAATARRISAGDLAARTHPQRLRIGSLAHDEVDDIAAAFDHMADAMHQRLLAEQRFTADVAHELRTPLTGLVFAADLLPDGEATDLVRGRIAVLRTMVENLLEISRLDAGVEQADLFPVPLPEVVIEAVERTGLEADVTVRQASTIEIDPRRLDRIIANLLINAHRHGRPPVEITIDDDTVVIRDHGPGYPPELLAEGPQRFRTGTPERGKGHGLGLTIAMGQAAVLRSRLQLANSPEGGATATLRLGDRD, from the coding sequence GTGCGCCTCAAGGACCTGCTCAACCCGCACTCCCTGCGGTGGAAGATCGCGGCACTGGCGGCCGCCGCCTCGGCCGCGCTCGCGCTCGCCGTCGGCGTGCTGGTGCACGAGTCCACCTGGGACCGCAGCACGGACATCGCGGAGAACACCGCGCTCAGCCATCTCAGCGACGCCACGAACGCGCTCTACCGGGGCGGCGCCGTGCCGGCCGGAGTGCAGTCGGACTCGGACACAGTGCCGGCCGATCTGGTCGAGCGGGCCCGGACGCAACGGTTCGTCACCGCCTACGAGGAGCAGGGGTCCTACACCAGCCAGATGTGGGGAGCCACGATGATGAACGGGCACCTGCTCTCCACCGTGGTCGACATGACCACCGACCGGGTGAGCCTGGAGGCCCTGGACCGGCACATGGTCTACGCCTCGTTGGCCGCGCTGGCCGTCATCGCCCCGGTCGCGGCGCTCGCCGCCGAACTCCCCAACCGGCGACTGCGCCGGGTCGCCGCCACCGCCCGCCGGATCTCCGCCGGGGACCTCGCGGCCCGCACCCACCCGCAACGCCTGCGCATCGGCAGCCTCGCCCACGACGAGGTCGACGACATCGCCGCGGCCTTCGACCACATGGCCGACGCGATGCACCAGCGCCTGCTCGCCGAGCAGCGCTTCACCGCCGACGTCGCCCACGAACTGCGCACCCCCCTCACCGGTCTGGTCTTCGCGGCCGATCTGCTGCCCGACGGCGAAGCCACCGACCTGGTGCGCGGCCGGATCGCGGTGCTGCGGACCATGGTCGAGAACCTGTTGGAGATCTCCCGCCTGGACGCCGGGGTGGAACAGGCGGACCTGTTCCCGGTACCGCTGCCGGAGGTCGTCATCGAGGCCGTCGAACGCACCGGTCTCGAAGCCGATGTGACCGTGCGTCAGGCGAGCACGATCGAGATCGACCCCCGCCGACTCGACCGGATCATCGCCAACCTCCTCATCAACGCCCACCGCCACGGCCGGCCCCCGGTGGAGATCACCATCGACGACGACACGGTGGTCATCCGCGACCACGGACCCGGCTATCCGCCCGAACTGCTCGCCGAGGGCCCCCAGCGCTTCCGCACCGGCACCCCCGAGCGGGGCAAGGGCCACGGGCTGGGCCTGACCATCGCGATGGGCCAGGCGGCCGTCCTCCGCTCCCGGCTCCAGCTCGCCAACAGCCCCGAGGGCGGCGCCACCGCCACCCTCCGGCTCGGAGACCGGGACTGA
- a CDS encoding D-alanyl-D-alanine carboxypeptidase family protein, which translates to MRLIPGLAARRPRAVLQVAAAVAIACATVVASTLVPSGAGRTPPAIVFAPDAAAAQALPGWAALPWPDQGQSSVVVEGVGSLGTRGEQRPVPIASVTKVMTAYVVLEDHPLGSREDEGPTITVDQQAADESHSKEESTAPVRAGQQLTERQLLLLMMLPSGNNIARLLARWDAGSEQAFVAKMNDRARSLGMRNTSYTGASGIQSDTTSTSDDQLVLARQAMAVPALAAVVGTESTTVPGVPGTVRNTNTLVGRDGVVGLKTGSSTPAGGALVWAAQASTSSGPRLVIGVVLQQDAGQPPAEGLRTVLRVSHKLITAIQDGLR; encoded by the coding sequence ATGCGTCTGATCCCTGGGCTTGCGGCGCGAAGGCCGCGGGCGGTGCTGCAGGTGGCGGCGGCCGTCGCGATCGCCTGCGCGACGGTGGTCGCGAGCACGCTCGTCCCCAGCGGCGCGGGCCGCACCCCGCCCGCGATCGTGTTTGCGCCCGACGCGGCGGCGGCACAGGCCCTGCCGGGGTGGGCCGCTCTGCCCTGGCCGGACCAGGGCCAGTCGAGCGTGGTGGTGGAGGGGGTGGGCAGCCTCGGCACGCGCGGGGAGCAGCGTCCGGTCCCGATCGCCAGTGTCACCAAGGTGATGACGGCCTACGTCGTGCTCGAGGACCACCCCTTGGGCAGCCGGGAGGACGAGGGCCCCACGATCACCGTCGACCAGCAGGCCGCCGACGAGTCCCACTCGAAGGAGGAGTCGACCGCCCCCGTCCGCGCGGGCCAGCAACTGACCGAACGGCAGCTGCTGCTTCTGATGATGCTGCCCTCGGGCAACAACATCGCGCGCCTGCTGGCCCGTTGGGACGCGGGCAGCGAGCAGGCCTTCGTCGCGAAGATGAATGACCGGGCCCGTTCCCTGGGGATGAGGAACACCTCCTACACCGGCGCCAGCGGCATCCAGTCCGACACCACCAGTACCTCCGACGACCAGCTCGTCCTCGCCCGGCAGGCCATGGCCGTCCCGGCGCTGGCCGCGGTCGTCGGCACCGAGTCCACGACCGTCCCCGGCGTGCCGGGCACGGTGCGCAACACCAACACCCTCGTCGGCCGTGACGGTGTGGTCGGGTTGAAGACCGGCTCCAGCACGCCCGCCGGCGGAGCCCTGGTCTGGGCCGCCCAGGCGAGCACTTCGAGCGGGCCGCGCCTGGTGATCGGCGTCGTGCTGCAACAGGACGCCGGACAGCCACCGGCCGAGGGGCTGCGGACCGTGCTGCGGGTCAGCCACAAGCTGATCACCGCCATCCAGGACGGCCTGCGATGA
- a CDS encoding SDR family NAD(P)-dependent oxidoreductase, with product MSNEQTVLITGTSSGIGLATAVAAAQAGWRAVATMRDTAKAGALLKAAEAAGVRELVEVRALDVTDPASVEAALAGIVADHGRLDAVINNAGAGHVGTIEQGTVADVRTVMEVNFFGVVEVTRAAMPLLRESKGRLISVTSVGGVVGQPFNEAYCAAKFAVEGFMESLAPVAATTGVRVSVVEPGAVASEFVANIGVGPDVVAAAGPYGSAMASYLERVGTAFAAAQTSEGAAGAIIDLLTAEQPAFRVQTSDAARAFTGVKLADQDGSAVQAMTGGWVGAKA from the coding sequence ATGAGCAACGAGCAGACCGTTCTGATCACCGGCACCTCCTCCGGCATCGGCCTGGCCACCGCCGTCGCCGCCGCTCAGGCCGGCTGGCGGGCCGTCGCCACCATGCGGGACACCGCAAAGGCCGGCGCCCTGCTGAAGGCCGCCGAGGCCGCGGGGGTGCGCGAGCTGGTCGAGGTGCGGGCGCTGGACGTCACCGACCCGGCGTCGGTCGAGGCGGCGCTGGCCGGGATCGTCGCCGACCACGGGCGGCTGGACGCGGTGATCAACAACGCCGGGGCCGGGCACGTGGGCACCATCGAGCAGGGCACCGTCGCGGACGTGCGCACCGTCATGGAGGTCAACTTCTTCGGCGTGGTCGAGGTGACCCGGGCCGCGATGCCGCTGCTGCGTGAGAGCAAGGGCCGGCTGATCAGCGTGACCAGCGTCGGCGGCGTGGTCGGCCAGCCGTTCAACGAGGCGTACTGCGCGGCGAAGTTCGCCGTCGAGGGCTTCATGGAGTCGCTCGCGCCGGTCGCCGCGACCACGGGCGTGCGGGTGAGCGTGGTCGAGCCGGGCGCGGTGGCCAGCGAGTTCGTCGCCAACATCGGCGTCGGCCCGGACGTGGTGGCCGCCGCCGGTCCGTACGGGTCGGCGATGGCGAGCTACCTGGAGCGGGTCGGCACCGCCTTCGCCGCCGCGCAGACCTCCGAGGGCGCGGCCGGCGCGATCATCGACCTGCTGACCGCCGAGCAGCCGGCCTTCCGGGTGCAGACCTCGGATGCCGCGCGCGCCTTCACCGGGGTCAAGCTGGCCGACCAGGACGGCTCGGCGGTGCAGGCCATGACCGGGGGCTGGGTGGGCGCCAAGGCCTAG
- the cseB gene encoding two-component system response regulator CseB gives MPRPATPTGPPSEPVRVLLVEDDEVIRRSVALALEPYGYQVVTAPDGLTGLRLAREGGHDVLLLDVMLPELDGISLCRLVRETSMTPVLMMSARGDALDVVAGLEAGADDYIVKPVDTVVLVARIRSLLRRATYSLGPAAETAPGAQAPAPAPEPPPSGLLVFGDLAIDTLGMEVRLARVPVSLTPTELRLLLEFAANPGIVLDRHTLLRKVWDYGWDGDSRVVDLAVQRLRRKVGADRVETVRGFGYKLRR, from the coding sequence GTGCCCCGCCCCGCCACCCCCACCGGTCCGCCGTCCGAACCCGTCCGCGTGCTGCTGGTCGAGGACGACGAGGTGATCCGCCGCTCCGTCGCACTCGCCCTGGAGCCCTACGGCTACCAGGTCGTCACCGCCCCCGACGGGCTGACCGGACTGCGCCTGGCCCGCGAGGGTGGCCACGACGTGCTGCTGCTGGACGTGATGCTGCCCGAGCTGGACGGGATCAGCCTGTGCCGCCTGGTGCGCGAGACGAGCATGACGCCGGTGCTGATGATGTCGGCGCGTGGCGACGCGCTGGACGTGGTGGCCGGTCTGGAGGCCGGGGCCGACGACTACATCGTCAAGCCGGTGGACACCGTGGTGCTGGTCGCCCGGATCCGTTCGCTGCTGCGCCGCGCCACCTACTCGCTCGGTCCGGCGGCCGAGACCGCCCCCGGTGCGCAGGCACCGGCACCCGCGCCGGAGCCGCCGCCCAGCGGCCTGCTGGTCTTCGGTGACCTGGCGATCGACACGCTCGGGATGGAGGTCCGGCTGGCCCGGGTGCCGGTCTCGCTCACGCCGACCGAGCTGCGCCTGCTGCTGGAGTTCGCCGCCAACCCCGGCATCGTCCTGGACCGCCACACCCTGCTGCGCAAGGTGTGGGACTACGGCTGGGACGGTGACAGCCGGGTCGTCGACCTGGCGGTGCAGCGGCTGCGCAGGAAGGTCGGCGCCGACCGGGTCGAGACCGTGCGCGGTTTCGGCTACAAGCTGAGGCGTTGA
- a CDS encoding MarR family winged helix-turn-helix transcriptional regulator, which yields MPSDELTAQVLGLFVAVNRRYAQESEAAATAHELTPLQAKALLSSEQPVAMRRVAECLHAEPSNVTAIVDRLEARGLVERRPSPGDRRVKLVAATESGLSVIADLRARTPFVSHPLEALSVEQRETLRELLALMLEG from the coding sequence ATGCCATCGGATGAACTGACCGCCCAGGTCCTGGGACTCTTCGTCGCGGTCAATCGCCGCTACGCCCAGGAGTCCGAGGCCGCCGCCACCGCACACGAGCTCACCCCGCTGCAGGCCAAGGCGCTGCTGTCGTCCGAACAGCCGGTCGCGATGCGCCGGGTCGCCGAGTGCCTGCACGCCGAGCCGTCCAACGTCACCGCGATCGTGGACCGCCTGGAAGCCCGCGGCCTGGTCGAACGCCGCCCCAGCCCGGGCGACCGCCGGGTCAAACTGGTCGCCGCCACCGAGTCAGGCCTGAGCGTGATCGCCGATCTGCGCGCCCGCACGCCGTTCGTCTCGCACCCGCTGGAGGCGCTGAGCGTCGAGCAGCGGGAGACGCTGCGCGAGCTGCTGGCGCTGATGCTGGAGGGGTGA
- a CDS encoding LysE family translocator has protein sequence MTVTTALWSFALVVGLLTLTPGLDTALILRTSALGRRRRAWGVVLGIQTGTLIWGTLTSLGVTALLTASRLGYETLRWAGAGYLLWMGARMLLRRSADGPTPAEPTDLDGPAADPAADPDRLAPGWRQGTLTNLLNPKMGVFYVALLPQFIPPAAPHLAFGLLLTSIHVLFGLIWSTVLLGFATALSTQLRRPAARRLLDRITGAVVIGFAVRLALGD, from the coding sequence ATGACCGTCACCACCGCACTGTGGTCCTTCGCCCTGGTCGTCGGGCTGCTCACCCTCACCCCCGGCCTCGACACCGCGCTGATCCTGCGCACCTCCGCGCTCGGCCGCCGCCGCCGCGCCTGGGGCGTGGTGCTCGGCATCCAGACCGGCACGCTGATCTGGGGCACCCTCACCTCGCTGGGCGTCACCGCGCTGCTGACCGCCTCCCGGCTGGGCTACGAGACGCTGCGCTGGGCCGGTGCGGGCTACCTGCTCTGGATGGGCGCCCGGATGCTGCTGCGCCGCAGCGCGGACGGGCCCACCCCCGCCGAGCCGACCGACCTCGACGGCCCCGCCGCCGACCCCGCCGCCGACCCCGACCGCCTCGCCCCCGGCTGGCGGCAGGGCACCCTGACCAACCTGCTCAACCCCAAGATGGGCGTCTTCTACGTCGCCCTGCTCCCGCAGTTCATCCCGCCCGCCGCGCCGCACCTCGCCTTCGGGCTGCTGCTGACCAGCATCCACGTGCTGTTCGGCCTGATCTGGTCCACCGTGCTGCTCGGCTTCGCCACCGCACTGAGCACTCAGCTGCGCCGCCCGGCCGCCCGCCGGCTGCTGGACCGGATCACCGGTGCCGTGGTGATCGGCTTCGCCGTCCGGCTGGCACTCGGCGACTGA
- a CDS encoding 3-oxoacyl-ACP synthase III family protein yields the protein MAERFGLHEKWLDRMTGNRSRYFCEPDSADGVPKNTGDLATLAGQRALAAAGVELSSIDFLILSTGSPDHLMPATVNLVADRLGLNDLPAIQLTAGCAGALQGLYTARALLASGHRRGLVIGADSVVKLWPANRDLKRISPAELANFALFGDGAGAAVVDASVDGPGLVVDHVVLRTVGKGRKPAQLVRWYGADGAPTITAANGKEIREPMGEEDYKAIEQYVPGLAAGVLQELAQLTGWPVAEVEHILTPQLNGVMADRIREFMGVRPEQAVGCVADTGNNGNALPFIQLYRALKRIEEGGGDRDRVLVTTIESAKWTVSGLALRYRREAAGDVQ from the coding sequence ATGGCGGAACGTTTCGGCCTGCACGAGAAGTGGCTGGACCGGATGACCGGCAACCGCAGCCGCTACTTCTGCGAGCCGGACAGCGCGGACGGCGTGCCGAAGAACACCGGCGACCTGGCCACGCTGGCCGGTCAGCGGGCGCTGGCGGCGGCCGGCGTCGAGCTCTCCTCCATCGACTTCCTGATCCTGAGCACCGGCTCCCCCGACCACCTGATGCCGGCCACCGTGAACCTGGTCGCCGACCGGCTCGGGCTCAACGACCTGCCCGCCATCCAGCTCACCGCCGGCTGCGCGGGCGCGCTGCAGGGTCTCTACACGGCGCGCGCGCTGCTCGCCTCCGGGCACCGGCGCGGCCTGGTGATCGGCGCCGACAGCGTGGTCAAGCTCTGGCCCGCCAACCGCGACCTGAAGCGGATCAGCCCCGCCGAGCTGGCCAACTTCGCGCTCTTCGGCGACGGCGCGGGCGCGGCCGTGGTCGACGCCTCGGTGGACGGCCCCGGCCTGGTGGTCGACCACGTGGTGCTGCGCACCGTCGGCAAGGGCCGCAAGCCCGCCCAACTGGTGCGCTGGTACGGCGCGGACGGCGCGCCGACGATCACCGCGGCGAACGGCAAGGAGATCCGCGAGCCGATGGGGGAGGAGGACTACAAGGCGATCGAGCAGTACGTGCCGGGCCTGGCGGCCGGCGTGCTGCAGGAGTTGGCCCAGCTCACCGGCTGGCCCGTCGCCGAGGTCGAGCACATCCTCACCCCGCAGCTGAACGGCGTGATGGCGGACCGGATCCGGGAGTTCATGGGGGTGCGGCCGGAGCAGGCGGTCGGCTGCGTGGCGGACACCGGCAACAACGGCAACGCGCTGCCCTTCATCCAGCTCTACCGCGCGCTGAAGCGGATCGAGGAGGGCGGCGGCGACCGGGACCGGGTGCTGGTCACCACCATCGAGTCCGCCAAGTGGACGGTCTCCGGGCTGGCCCTGCGCTACCGGCGGGAGGCGGCCGGCGATGTCCAGTGA